The Isorropodon fossajaponicum endosymbiont JTNG4 genome segment AACAAGCTAAAAAAGTTATTTTCCCCCATTCTAAAAACTGGTTTAAAGCCTTTGAATTAACTGCATTTGATAAAGTTAAAGTCATTATTCTTGGGCAAGATCCTTATCATGGATTAGGGCAGGCTCATGGTTTGAGTTTTTCAGTCGTCCAAGGCGTAAAAAAGCCACCATCTCTTGGTAATATCTTTAAAGAATTACATGGTGATTTAAACATTAAACCTAGCCAAAGTGGTGATTTAACACACTGGGCAACACAAGGTGTTTTACTACTTAATAGTGTTTTGACTGTTGAAGCTCATCAGGCAGCTTCTCATGCCAACCAAGGCTGGGAAGTATTTGCCGATGGCATTATTAAAACTCTAAGCGAACAAAGGCAACATTTAGTATTTATGCTTTGGGGTGCTTATGCACAGAAAAAAGCGACATTTATTGATAAAGATAAGCACTTAATCCTTACTACCACGCACCCCTCTCCTTTATCAGCACATCGTGGTTTTTTAGGGTGTCGGCATTTTTCAAAAGCCAATGATTATCTTAAAATGCACAATCAACAAGTGATTAACTGGTCATAATGAAACTGGTTATTGACGATGCTTGCTATGCCTATAAAGAAATTTTTGATCGTTTTGGTGAAATTACTGCTATTGCTGGTAGAGATATTAACGCCAACTCGGTTAAAGATGCAGATGTATTAATTGTACGTTCACGAACTAAAGTTAATCAGGCGTTATTGAACGGTAGCCGAGTAAAGTTTGTCGGCTCAACAGTTGCTGGGCTGGACCATATTGATCAAGACTATTTAAAGACCAAAGGCACTCAATTTTTCTCAGCCCAAGGCTGCAACTCAATGGCAGTAGCTGAGTTTGTGATAAGCACCATTGTTAATTTAGCAGATGAGTTGAATTTTAACTATCAAAAGAAAACTTTGGGTATTATTGGTGTCGGTAATGTTGGCACAAGATTGGCAGAAAAATCCAAGTTGATGGGCATTAAAACCTTGCTGAATGATCCACCACGCCAAATGCATGAAAATCTAGACAACTTTGTTGATTTAAATACAGCATTAAGCGCTGATATTGTCACTTTCCATACACCATTGACCGTTGATGGTAAGCATCCATCCTATCAACTGTTAAATGAAAATAATTTTCATCACATCACAAACAAAACCATTCTTTTTAATGCAGCACGTGGTGGTGTGATAAAAGAAGTAATATGGCAAAAGCATAAAACACTTGCTAATATTATTGACTGCTGGGAGGATGAACCTAACATCAACCCAAGTTTACAAAATACTGCTTATTTAGCCACGCCACACATTGCTGGGCACTCAGTTGATGCAAAATTTATGGGTAGTTTTATAATATATGAAGCATTGTGTACTTTTTTAGGCGAAAAACAAGATGAAAATATCAGAAATTTAATTAATGCTGATGAGTTATCCATCGATAGAAGTAATTTAAAAGACACTTTAAATGAAATTTATGATTTTCAACAAGATGCGAACGCTATTAAAGATGTTAATAACTTTGAAGACTATCGTAGAAACTACCCTATTCGTTATGAATGGCGCCATTTTAAAAGCAAAACTACCCTTCCGATTGTTTAACCTTTAAAGCAAGGTTGTTTAGAATATTTATCCAGTTCAACGGTTTTGTTTTTAAACAATTCAGAGTTAGTCACATGGTGAATAGAGATAACTTCATCAGGAGTCTTGGTCATTTTGTTAAGGGTTTTGCTTTTACCTGTCCGTGACATTGAGTGCCATTGGGTCAAAAGTCTGACGTTGTTAATTGAATCGTTATCAGTGCGATTAGTGACTTTAATAACTACCAGCTCTTCTTTAACTTGAATTCTAGGCTGCCAAGACTCATCAATATCCATCTGTTGCCAAATATCATCTACTGATTGATAATCAAATCCATCAAGTCCTAATTCTTTAGCAAGTAAGCAAATAATTTCCCAATCAGGTTTTGAGTTGCCAGCAGGTGGTAAAAAGGCGTTTTGCTTTAAGTATCTGCGTTCTGAGTTTTTTATGTGCCCTGTTTTTTCTGACCAACTGCATACTGGCAAAACGATATCTGCATCGTCAGTGGTTAGAGTTTTTGTAAAATCAGACACAATTAATGTTTCAAATTGTCGATAGTTAATCATACTATGTGCAGGATTTGTTGCCATTACCCATAAGATTTTAATTTGATTGCTGGAAAAAAATTCAGTGGCAGTTAAATCATTTGTTCGTATGCCAATTTCACGACCACCCATGGCGTTGCATTGCCCTGTTAAAGACAACACGCCACAGCCAGGTTTGTTGATATTTCCAGTGATAATATGTGCATTAATCAAAGCATTAACCTTATCAGTTGCATCGGTTGATTGGGTTAATCCTTGTGAGTAAACACTGAGTACCTTTTTGTCTTTAAACCAAGGTTGATGTGGCAGATTATTAATAATACCCATGTCTTTGCCAGGTTCAACTTGAATAAATAAATCAGATTTTTTGGCTGTGGTACTTTCATAGACATCAACACAAACTACAAAAGCCTTGGATTTTTTAATATGGTTAAACACAATAGGATGACAATCCGCAGTATTACTACCAATAATAAAAATAGTTTGTGCTTGATAAATATCATCAAATGACACAGGTACAATATCAGCACCATAGGCTCTTTTGTTGGCTTCAACAGTAGAGTACATGCACAACCTTGAATTGCTTTCAATATTGTCAATGCCGTAAGCCCCTGCAAATTGCTTAGCAACATAAAAATCTTCCATTAACATTTGCCCAGACAAATACAATGCTATTTGGTGTTTTGGTGTTGATTCAAATACTTTAGCCATGGCTTTAATGGTTTTATCCCAACTGCCTAACGATGGATTGATTAATCTTGCATTATCTGTACCTACCGTTTCTAATAAGGTCTGCCCTTTAATACAAAGCATACCTTGATTAACAGGAGAATCTTTATCCCCTGTTAATTTTAATATAGACCCCGTTCGGGTAATTTCAATGCCACACCCCACACCGCAGTAAGGGCAAGTTGTCTTAAAATTCATCATTCTTTTCTTTTACTTAATAGCCAACATTAACAACAAAATAAAATTTAATGCAAGCGATAGTGCGCTTAATAGCCAGTATTTAGTTAGCTTTGATTTTGGTTGCTTGTTCTTTTGAGGTAATAAAAATACTGAATTTGGATGTTCTAAGTCATATAAAAATTCTGATAAAGCCTCATACCTTTGTGCATAATCTAAGCAACACGCCTTGCGTATAGCACCATCAATCCACACAGGTAAATTTGGGTTGTATATCAACACTGGCTCATAAATTAATTTAGACAATTTCTTAGTGCTCAGACTCTTATCTAATTTATTTTGATAAGGCAGATGAGATGAAAACATCTCATACACAATCACACCTAAACTAAATTGATCAGAGGCTTGTGAAACACTTTCATTTAAAATGACCTCTGGTGCAGTATAACCTTGCGTGCCCTGATTAGCTATGAAATTAATAGGGTTAATCAATTCTGCCACGCCTGCAATTCTAGCTGAGCCAAAATCAATAATCTTAATTTGACCAATTTCATCAATCATGATATTTTCTGGCTTTAAATCACAATGCAACATTTCTTGACGGTGAAACGCCCGAAGCCCTTGAATAATTTGCTTCACAAAACTAACCACTACTTCAATATCAGGATGCTTATTTTCATCCATCCACGCCCGCAAAGTTTGCCCTTTAACATACACCATGGCATAAGCCAAAAAGTTAGCCTTTTTATGACTGTTATAAATTTTAACGACATTAGGGCTTTGCACTCGCCGCCCTACCCACTTTTCATACATAAAATGTTGTAAGTATTCTGGATCATCTTCAAAATTAACAGACGGGGTTTTAAGAGCGACTAATTGTCCAGTACTGATGTCTTTAGCTAGATACAGTTGCATTTTTGCACTTGAAATAATTAAAGATTCTATCTCGAAACCATTGATTTTCATGCCCTTGGTTAACTCAGGTGGTACAGGTTTTTGGGTTAATTCATCAAATGCTTCACCTAGATTTTTCTCTGGCAATTGCTCAATCGTTATAATCATAGCCGAGGCATTGTCTTGAGAATCTTGCTTAATTGCCTGCTTAACAATCTCATCAGCAGACGAGCTTTTATCCATTAATGTTGCTAATGATGTATGTTGTAAATAATCATGCACACCATCAGTTGTCATTAAAAATTGATCACCCAGTTCAAGATCAAAAGTTTGGTAATCAACATTAATGCTTAAATCAAAACCCATCGCCCTTGATAGGTAAGTTTTTTCCTTGTTAAGGTTTAAAGTATGGTCTTTGGTTAGTTGTGTCAACACGCCTTTTCTATAACGATAGATGCGTGAATCTCCTACATGAAAAATATGTGCGGTATTTGATTTAATAATAACCACACTAAGCGTGCATAACATGGATGAAATTTCACCAAAACGCATTGACTGGGAATACAGCCAATTATTAAGTGCTGAGATGACTTGACCGGCTGAATGTTCAACACTCCAAGATTCAGGGGTTGAATAATAATCACTCAAAAAACCTTTAACACAACAGCCACTTGCTTCTTTAGCTCGCTCGCAAGCACTTACACCATCGGCAATAACGCCTACAATCCCTTTGTATTCTAGTGTTTGAGGGCTGGGTATATAGTAGGCACAGGCATCTTGGTTTTCTGCCTTAACCCCTGCAATGCAATGTGAATTAACAATGACTTTTAATTGTTTCATAATTAATTTAGCTTGATTATTTCAACCGTACCATCGTCTAAAATCTCAGTCATGTGTCCTTTCGGTTCTTCTAAAAAGATAACAATCAGTACCAATATTACCGCACTAACCATGCCAATTAGCATAAAAAACTCATCATAATCTACCAAAGAATTTGCAGTTAAGAACAATACCGCACCCACATTGCCAAATGCACCTGCCATACCTGCAATCTGACCTGTTAGCCTTCTTTGGATCAGTGGCACCATGGCAAATACCGCACCTGAGCCTGCTTTAGAAAAAATACCACCAACAATTGTCAACACCACCACCAAATAGATAGACCAGCTTTTATCTACATTACCCAATGCTAAAAAACTTAAAGTAATGCCAGAGAAAAGCACAACTAATATTACCTTTCGACCGTATTTATCGCTCAAATAACCACCACCTGGTCTGGCAAATAAATTAATAAATGGGTACACACCTGCTAACAAAGCTGCTGTAATTTTAGGCAACTCAAACCAATCAACATAAAACATAGCCAGAACTGAAACCACAGCTAATTCAGTACCAAAAGTAACCAAATAAGCCCAATCTAAAATCGCCACCTGTTTAAATTTATATTGATGTTGCTTAGGCACAGAATTCTTTAAATGCTGTGCATTAACAGTCCAAGTTTTAAACACTTGAAAAACAAACACCAATGCCAAAACAATATATACGCCAAATTCCACACCTGATGAAATCATATTCATTTTTTCAGGTGATAATTTCCAAGTAAGTAGCGACAAAGCAAGATATAAGGGTATGTTCATTAAAATGTACAACACCAAATCTGAGTAGCTACTCACTTCCATTGCACCCATTTTTTTAGGCTTAAAATAAGTCGACCCTTTGGGCGTATTGGTGACATTAAAGTAATAAAAAATACCATAACCTATTGCCAACACACTAGCAATGGTAATCGCATAACGCCAACCATCAATCTCGCCAAAACTACTTGCGATAAAAGGTAATGACATGGCCGCACCTGCTGAACCAAAATTACCCCAGCCACCATAAACACCTTGTGCAGTACCCGTTTGTTTGGCTGGAAACCACTCAGAAATCATACGAATACCGACCACAAATCCAGCGCCAATAAAACCTGATAAGAATCTAAGCAGAGCAAGTTGTTCATAAGACTGCATCCAACTAAATGCAATTGAAACAAGCCCACCTAAAACTAAAATAGAAGAGAACATAATTTTAGGCCCGAATTTATCAACCAACATACCAACCACAATTCTTGCTGGAATGGTCATGGCAACATTAAGAATCAGCAGCACTTTTGCCTGTTGCTCGCTTAATGATAAGGCTTGTTGTATAAATGGCATCATCGGCCCAAGGCTAAGCCATACAACAAAGGTCATAAAAAAAGCAAACCAAGTTAAATGCAAAATGCGATACTTGCCCTTAAATGAAAATAGATTTAATTTATCTTTCATGATTAACTCCTTATATTATGCTAAATACCTATGGTCTGTTGTTTCCCATGGGTTTTTAATGGTTTTGGGCAACAAGTCTGCATAGTGTTTGATCATTGAAGGTGTCTTTAGTTTGGATTGAATATAGTCTAGACCCACGCGCTCCTCAAAATGCATCACTCGCTCAAGATAATTAGCCTCAATACGATATAACTGTACAAAAGCCTTAAGATATTCAATCACTTCTTCTTCGGTTTCAAAAAATCTATCTTTCAAACAGGCCTTGGTTCGAATCCCACAAGCACCTGCCACATGAATTTCATAACCTTTTTCAGTACAAATCACGCCAAAATCTTTAATCGTAACTTCAGCACAATTACGCGGGCAACCGCTCACACCCATTTTAAATTTGTGCGGCATGAAGTGCGACCAAACAGCGTCTTCCATTTTAATAGCAAGCCCCATAGAGTCTTGCGTGCCCATCATGCAATGATCTGTGCCAACACAGGATTTACACGTTCTAGTGGCTTTGCCATAAGCATAACCAGCTTCCATGCCTGCCTCGGTCATTTCATCCCACATATCGTTTAAGTTTTCCTTAGGAATGCCTAATAAATCAATGCGTTGGCCACCAGTGACTTTAATCGTGGGAACCTCATATTTAACAGCAATATCAGCCAATGCCTTAAGTTCTTTAGGTGTTGTCAATCCGCCTTGCATTTGTGGCACAATGGAATAAGTACCATCTCTTTGTTTATTGGCATGCATTTTTTCATTGTGCGGTCGTTCATCATCATTATGAACGTATGCTTCATTAAACTGTGACGATAAATAATAATTAATGGTAGCAC includes the following:
- a CDS encoding molybdopterin oxidoreductase family protein gives rise to the protein MMNFKTTCPYCGVGCGIEITRTGSILKLTGDKDSPVNQGMLCIKGQTLLETVGTDNARLINPSLGSWDKTIKAMAKVFESTPKHQIALYLSGQMLMEDFYVAKQFAGAYGIDNIESNSRLCMYSTVEANKRAYGADIVPVSFDDIYQAQTIFIIGSNTADCHPIVFNHIKKSKAFVVCVDVYESTTAKKSDLFIQVEPGKDMGIINNLPHQPWFKDKKVLSVYSQGLTQSTDATDKVNALINAHIITGNINKPGCGVLSLTGQCNAMGGREIGIRTNDLTATEFFSSNQIKILWVMATNPAHSMINYRQFETLIVSDFTKTLTTDDADIVLPVCSWSEKTGHIKNSERRYLKQNAFLPPAGNSKPDWEIICLLAKELGLDGFDYQSVDDIWQQMDIDESWQPRIQVKEELVVIKVTNRTDNDSINNVRLLTQWHSMSRTGKSKTLNKMTKTPDEVISIHHVTNSELFKNKTVELDKYSKQPCFKG
- the ung gene encoding uracil-DNA glycosylase → MNIQNWHPSIKTLLETQSMVDLKRFLQQQKQAKKVIFPHSKNWFKAFELTAFDKVKVIILGQDPYHGLGQAHGLSFSVVQGVKKPPSLGNIFKELHGDLNIKPSQSGDLTHWATQGVLLLNSVLTVEAHQAASHANQGWEVFADGIIKTLSEQRQHLVFMLWGAYAQKKATFIDKDKHLILTTTHPSPLSAHRGFLGCRHFSKANDYLKMHNQQVINWS
- a CDS encoding bifunctional protein-serine/threonine kinase/phosphatase; this translates as MKQLKVIVNSHCIAGVKAENQDACAYYIPSPQTLEYKGIVGVIADGVSACERAKEASGCCVKGFLSDYYSTPESWSVEHSAGQVISALNNWLYSQSMRFGEISSMLCTLSVVIIKSNTAHIFHVGDSRIYRYRKGVLTQLTKDHTLNLNKEKTYLSRAMGFDLSINVDYQTFDLELGDQFLMTTDGVHDYLQHTSLATLMDKSSSADEIVKQAIKQDSQDNASAMIITIEQLPEKNLGEAFDELTQKPVPPELTKGMKINGFEIESLIISSAKMQLYLAKDISTGQLVALKTPSVNFEDDPEYLQHFMYEKWVGRRVQSPNVVKIYNSHKKANFLAYAMVYVKGQTLRAWMDENKHPDIEVVVSFVKQIIQGLRAFHRQEMLHCDLKPENIMIDEIGQIKIIDFGSARIAGVAELINPINFIANQGTQGYTAPEVILNESVSQASDQFSLGVIVYEMFSSHLPYQNKLDKSLSTKKLSKLIYEPVLIYNPNLPVWIDGAIRKACCLDYAQRYEALSEFLYDLEHPNSVFLLPQKNKQPKSKLTKYWLLSALSLALNFILLLMLAIK
- a CDS encoding MFS transporter; protein product: MKDKLNLFSFKGKYRILHLTWFAFFMTFVVWLSLGPMMPFIQQALSLSEQQAKVLLILNVAMTIPARIVVGMLVDKFGPKIMFSSILVLGGLVSIAFSWMQSYEQLALLRFLSGFIGAGFVVGIRMISEWFPAKQTGTAQGVYGGWGNFGSAGAAMSLPFIASSFGEIDGWRYAITIASVLAIGYGIFYYFNVTNTPKGSTYFKPKKMGAMEVSSYSDLVLYILMNIPLYLALSLLTWKLSPEKMNMISSGVEFGVYIVLALVFVFQVFKTWTVNAQHLKNSVPKQHQYKFKQVAILDWAYLVTFGTELAVVSVLAMFYVDWFELPKITAALLAGVYPFINLFARPGGGYLSDKYGRKVILVVLFSGITLSFLALGNVDKSWSIYLVVVLTIVGGIFSKAGSGAVFAMVPLIQRRLTGQIAGMAGAFGNVGAVLFLTANSLVDYDEFFMLIGMVSAVILVLIVIFLEEPKGHMTEILDDGTVEIIKLN
- a CDS encoding 4-phosphoerythronate dehydrogenase, producing MKLVIDDACYAYKEIFDRFGEITAIAGRDINANSVKDADVLIVRSRTKVNQALLNGSRVKFVGSTVAGLDHIDQDYLKTKGTQFFSAQGCNSMAVAEFVISTIVNLADELNFNYQKKTLGIIGVGNVGTRLAEKSKLMGIKTLLNDPPRQMHENLDNFVDLNTALSADIVTFHTPLTVDGKHPSYQLLNENNFHHITNKTILFNAARGGVIKEVIWQKHKTLANIIDCWEDEPNINPSLQNTAYLATPHIAGHSVDAKFMGSFIIYEALCTFLGEKQDENIRNLINADELSIDRSNLKDTLNEIYDFQQDANAIKDVNNFEDYRRNYPIRYEWRHFKSKTTLPIV